From Verrucomicrobiota bacterium, one genomic window encodes:
- a CDS encoding redoxin domain-containing protein, with amino-acid sequence MPLVVAVVALAIAAAYHFVGKRPEAGRSWDGDPATLMSSHKGRVLVLLLGMEGCPGTRAATEFLGDYIEEMPEGASVVRLDVPPPDGQTNAADAAKLPVVYGVDRDRLVADTLEFFYYPTLYVLDGDGEVRFSGECDPERVPQMVAEILAEKPGDKKHVYTPPLPAAGTAAPSFTGVTLAGDVAALDGMRGAKGTVLVFATTACPFSVGAMPAMQQLAEDFRGQGVAVIVVNWGEAADVIQPIYADRAPGLTVIVDEAREISGAYNIGVAPFAFVLDADGKVAARMPYTLDDATRAVNVLLGLAEQAPTIPSIGAG; translated from the coding sequence ATGCCTCTCGTGGTTGCGGTGGTGGCGTTGGCCATTGCGGCCGCCTACCACTTTGTCGGAAAGAGACCCGAGGCGGGACGATCGTGGGACGGGGATCCCGCCACGCTCATGAGCAGTCACAAGGGCCGCGTGCTCGTGCTACTGCTCGGCATGGAGGGCTGCCCGGGCACGCGCGCCGCAACGGAGTTCCTTGGAGACTACATCGAAGAGATGCCCGAGGGCGCTTCGGTCGTGCGCCTCGACGTGCCGCCGCCAGACGGCCAGACCAACGCGGCGGACGCGGCGAAGCTGCCCGTCGTCTACGGCGTCGACCGCGACCGGCTCGTCGCCGACACGCTCGAGTTCTTCTACTACCCAACACTCTACGTCCTCGATGGCGACGGCGAGGTCCGGTTCTCCGGCGAGTGCGATCCCGAACGCGTGCCGCAGATGGTCGCCGAAATCCTTGCCGAGAAGCCCGGCGACAAGAAACACGTCTACACGCCGCCGTTACCCGCCGCCGGGACTGCGGCCCCGTCGTTCACAGGCGTAACGCTCGCCGGCGACGTCGCGGCGCTCGACGGGATGCGCGGCGCAAAGGGTACCGTGCTCGTCTTCGCCACAACTGCGTGTCCGTTCTCGGTCGGCGCCATGCCAGCCATGCAGCAGCTCGCCGAGGACTTCCGCGGGCAAGGCGTCGCCGTGATCGTCGTCAATTGGGGAGAGGCGGCCGACGTGATCCAGCCCATCTACGCCGACCGGGCGCCTGGCCTCACCGTCATCGTTGACGAGGCGCGCGAGATTTCCGGCGCCTACAACATCGGCGTCGCCCCGTTCGCCTTTGTCCTCGACGCCGACGGCAAGGTCGCCGCCCGAATGCCATACACGCTCGACGATGCCACACGTGCGGTCAACGTGCTCCTCGGTCTCGCCGAGCAAGCCCCGACCATTCCCAGCATTGGCGCCGGCTGA
- a CDS encoding VOC family protein yields the protein MHRIVHFDLQADDPERALKFYGDVFGWKAQKWDGAPIDYWLITTGSDDEPGINGGLAPRRHGTPPTVNTVEVPSVEESMRKIEAAGGKVASPKMAIPGVGYMVHCLDTEGNAFGIFQNDRSAA from the coding sequence ATGCATCGGATTGTGCATTTCGATCTGCAGGCGGATGACCCGGAGCGAGCGCTCAAGTTCTACGGGGACGTCTTCGGCTGGAAGGCGCAGAAATGGGACGGCGCGCCGATCGACTACTGGCTGATCACGACGGGCTCCGACGACGAGCCGGGCATCAACGGCGGGCTGGCCCCGCGCAGGCACGGCACGCCGCCGACGGTGAACACGGTCGAGGTGCCGTCGGTCGAGGAGTCCATGCGCAAGATCGAGGCCGCCGGCGGCAAGGTGGCTTCCCCGAAGATGGCGATTCCGGGCGTCGGCTACATGGTCCACTGCCTCGACACCGAGGGCAACGCGTTCGGCATCTTCCAGAACGACCGGTCTGCGGCGTGA
- a CDS encoding MarC family protein — protein MAEFFSSALSAFVPLFLAVDPLGTVPLYLAMAEEFPLRERRAIARHSLLTAVPLSIAFVVGGEAIFGVLGIQDEDFFIAGGAILFLLALLDIGGFERQHRVMGRFVGVVPLGTPLIAGPATLAAALVMVKRHGMWPTLSALAANMALLWLALRFAEPISRLVGSAGLRAISKLIMLLLAALAVMLIRQGIAQIVHGG, from the coding sequence ATGGCCGAGTTCTTCTCCAGCGCGCTGTCGGCATTTGTGCCGCTGTTCCTCGCCGTGGATCCGCTCGGCACCGTGCCTCTCTATCTGGCGATGGCCGAGGAGTTCCCGCTGCGCGAGCGCCGGGCGATCGCACGCCACTCGCTGCTGACGGCGGTGCCGCTGTCGATCGCGTTCGTCGTTGGCGGCGAGGCCATCTTTGGCGTGCTTGGCATCCAGGACGAGGACTTCTTCATCGCCGGCGGCGCGATCCTGTTCTTGCTCGCCCTGCTCGACATCGGCGGCTTCGAGAGGCAGCACCGCGTCATGGGCCGCTTCGTCGGGGTGGTGCCCCTCGGCACCCCGCTCATCGCCGGCCCGGCGACGCTGGCCGCCGCGCTCGTCATGGTCAAGCGCCACGGCATGTGGCCGACGCTGTCCGCGCTTGCCGCCAACATGGCGCTGCTGTGGCTCGCCCTGCGGTTCGCCGAGCCGATCTCGCGCCTCGTCGGCTCAGCCGGTCTGCGCGCCATCTCCAAGCTCATCATGCTGTTGCTCGCCGCGCTCGCCGTCATGCTCATCCGCCAGGGCATCGCCCAGATCGTCCACGGCGGGTGA
- a CDS encoding divergent polysaccharide deacetylase family protein, with the protein MHMPLCRPAGRRPALSCVFLTVVLALAAGCGSWRSKLEQHEPLAESPAGVAARLIAADALVEEAVRAVDRHARFSVTLVHARRTPQLFKEARVLYGASLDTFSDVLDQYLRARGGRVYSTRTIEDDAGGEPALLIKLKVRVPEKVICWLEVRRGAPATARLAIIIDDVGNTREDLDLAKALPSGITFSVLPHTAHARECAEALHASGHTIMLHQPMEPLARPEGKPLDPGVGAVRTGMTEEAIRAVVRGNLAAVPYAAAANNHMGSKATADRATMRAVLLELGEHGVPFVDSLTCGNSVCRLVAGELGVPFAVRNAEFLDNSRARRAIRVQLEAACRMASRDGLAITIGHYHRAMLAELGEFDFGDVVLVSVEELFRSRTAGPGQ; encoded by the coding sequence ATGCACATGCCCCTGTGCCGCCCGGCAGGCCGGCGACCGGCGTTGTCGTGCGTTTTCCTGACGGTGGTGCTGGCGCTCGCCGCCGGGTGTGGCTCGTGGCGCAGCAAGCTTGAGCAGCACGAGCCGCTGGCAGAGTCGCCGGCAGGCGTTGCCGCGCGGCTGATCGCCGCGGACGCGCTGGTCGAGGAAGCCGTGCGCGCGGTCGACCGCCACGCGCGGTTTTCGGTCACGCTTGTGCATGCACGGCGCACGCCTCAGCTTTTCAAGGAGGCGCGCGTGCTCTATGGCGCCTCGCTTGATACCTTTTCCGACGTGCTCGACCAGTATCTGCGCGCCCGCGGCGGGCGGGTCTACTCGACCCGAACGATCGAGGACGACGCGGGCGGTGAGCCCGCGCTGCTCATCAAGCTCAAGGTGCGTGTGCCCGAGAAGGTGATCTGCTGGCTTGAAGTGCGGCGGGGGGCGCCGGCTACGGCGCGGTTGGCAATCATCATCGATGACGTGGGCAACACGCGCGAGGATCTCGATCTGGCCAAGGCACTGCCCTCGGGTATCACGTTCTCCGTGCTCCCGCACACGGCACACGCGCGCGAGTGCGCCGAGGCGCTCCACGCCTCGGGCCACACGATCATGCTGCACCAGCCGATGGAGCCGCTCGCCCGTCCCGAGGGCAAGCCGCTCGACCCCGGCGTGGGTGCCGTGCGAACCGGTATGACCGAGGAGGCGATCCGCGCCGTCGTGCGCGGCAACCTCGCCGCCGTGCCTTACGCGGCGGCGGCCAACAACCACATGGGATCGAAAGCTACGGCCGACAGAGCGACGATGCGCGCCGTGTTGCTCGAACTCGGCGAGCACGGCGTGCCGTTCGTCGACAGCCTGACGTGCGGCAACTCGGTGTGCCGCCTCGTCGCGGGCGAGCTTGGCGTGCCGTTCGCCGTGCGCAACGCCGAATTCCTGGACAACAGCCGTGCGCGGCGGGCGATCCGCGTTCAGCTCGAGGCGGCGTGCCGCATGGCGAGCCGTGACGGGCTGGCGATCACCATCGGCCATTACCACCGGGCGATGCTGGCCGAACTCGGCGAGTTCGATTTTGGCGATGTGGTCCTTGTTTCCGTCGAGGAGCTGTTTCGTTCCAGGACGGCGGGACCGGGCCAGTGA
- a CDS encoding S41 family peptidase, producing MGRTLRIWVVLTLVVANAVVGWTVYRAFAQEAETAKESSSRQLELEELIQDAIVRIKRNYVEPVDTEKLVYGAIKGMVRALDEHSNFFEPRLYNEMKIETQGEFGGLGIEITKREDGFITVITPMYGTPAYREGLLPGDRIVKIGDDELRDPDINDVVEKLRGEPGTTVKITIWRVGEPLFDVTLTREKIDVPSVVDPHLVEDRIGYIKLARFQERSVQDLDKALTDLERQGMQALILDLRDNPGGLLTAATGVCDLFIDADPEPRTLVSTRGRDARQDWVLKSRTPGTHPRYPVVVLVNGASASASEIVAGAMKDLGRGILVGTKSYGKGSVQTVIPLGQGTAMSITTALYYTPSGVTIHHKGIEPDIEVKVTIQEELERRRQKLLQMEENIKNGTSENGAANGTSENGAANGTSENGTANGDTNGTEHEGGNGATPSNGASSNETLLKSLTGGGDEVSEAKYSDRQLQRGIDVLKAILVLQAGEFHLLKQASE from the coding sequence ATGGGACGCACGCTGCGGATATGGGTCGTTCTGACCCTGGTGGTGGCTAACGCCGTCGTCGGCTGGACTGTCTACCGCGCCTTCGCGCAAGAGGCGGAAACGGCCAAGGAGAGCTCGAGCCGGCAGCTCGAGCTCGAGGAGCTCATCCAGGACGCCATCGTCCGGATCAAGCGCAACTACGTCGAGCCGGTCGATACCGAGAAGCTCGTCTACGGCGCGATCAAGGGCATGGTGCGCGCGCTTGACGAGCACTCGAACTTCTTCGAGCCGCGCCTGTACAACGAGATGAAGATCGAGACCCAGGGCGAGTTCGGCGGGCTCGGTATCGAGATCACCAAACGCGAGGACGGCTTCATCACGGTTATTACGCCGATGTACGGTACCCCCGCCTACCGCGAGGGCCTGCTGCCCGGCGATCGGATTGTCAAGATCGGCGACGACGAGCTGCGCGATCCCGACATCAACGATGTGGTCGAGAAGCTGCGCGGCGAGCCGGGCACAACGGTAAAGATTACCATCTGGCGCGTCGGCGAGCCGTTGTTCGATGTCACACTCACGCGCGAGAAGATTGACGTCCCGTCAGTAGTCGATCCCCACTTGGTCGAGGACCGCATTGGCTACATCAAACTGGCGCGGTTCCAGGAGCGGTCGGTCCAGGATCTGGACAAGGCGCTCACCGACTTGGAGCGCCAGGGCATGCAGGCGCTGATCCTGGATCTGCGCGACAACCCGGGTGGGCTGCTCACGGCGGCGACCGGGGTCTGCGACCTGTTCATTGACGCCGACCCGGAGCCGCGCACTCTCGTTAGCACCCGCGGCCGGGATGCGCGGCAGGACTGGGTGCTCAAGTCCAGGACGCCGGGCACGCACCCCCGTTACCCGGTTGTGGTGCTTGTCAACGGGGCGAGCGCCAGCGCGTCCGAGATCGTCGCCGGTGCCATGAAGGACCTCGGCCGGGGCATCCTGGTCGGGACCAAGAGCTACGGCAAGGGCAGCGTGCAGACGGTCATCCCGCTGGGTCAGGGCACGGCGATGTCGATCACGACCGCGCTGTACTACACGCCGTCGGGGGTGACTATCCACCACAAGGGCATCGAGCCTGACATCGAGGTCAAGGTTACCATTCAGGAGGAGCTCGAGCGCCGCCGCCAGAAGTTGCTCCAGATGGAAGAGAACATCAAGAACGGCACCTCCGAGAACGGTGCCGCCAACGGCACGTCCGAGAATGGTGCCGCGAACGGCACGTCCGAGAACGGTACCGCGAACGGTGACACGAACGGCACGGAGCACGAGGGCGGCAATGGGGCGACGCCATCCAATGGAGCCTCGTCCAACGAGACGCTGCTCAAGTCGCTCACAGGCGGCGGCGACGAAGTGAGCGAGGCAAAATACAGCGACCGCCAGCTCCAGCGTGGGATTGATGTGCTCAAGGCCATTCTGGTGCTCCAGGCGGGCGAGTTCCACTTGCTGAAGCAGGCGTCCGAGTAG
- a CDS encoding SDR family oxidoreductase, with protein MSERKHAVVTGGAGFLGSHLCDRLLAEGYRVTCMDNLLTGRIENIDHLAGNQDFHFIMQDVTEYIFLPGPVDVVFHLASPASPIDYVEHPIPTLKVGALGTHKTLGLALNKGARFMIASTSEVYGDPLVHPQPETYWGNVNPIGPRGVYDEAKRFAEAMTMAYHRYHGLDTKIVRIFNTYGPRMRAHDGRVVPAFICQALDNKPLTVFGDGSQTRSFCYVSDLIEGIFRLSQSDVNEPVNIGNPAEMTVLEFAHAVIKLTGCTSEVIRKPLPVDDPKTRQPDITLAKKLLGWEPVVALEEGLQRTIDYLRYAPDR; from the coding sequence ATGAGCGAGCGCAAGCACGCCGTGGTCACCGGCGGCGCGGGATTCCTTGGATCGCATTTGTGCGACCGGTTGCTGGCCGAGGGCTACCGGGTCACGTGCATGGACAACCTGCTGACCGGCCGGATCGAGAATATCGACCATCTGGCCGGCAACCAGGACTTCCACTTCATCATGCAGGATGTGACCGAGTATATCTTTCTGCCCGGGCCAGTGGATGTCGTGTTCCACCTTGCCTCGCCGGCCAGCCCGATTGACTACGTCGAGCACCCGATCCCGACGCTCAAGGTCGGCGCGCTCGGCACGCACAAGACGCTTGGCCTGGCCCTGAACAAGGGCGCGCGCTTCATGATCGCCTCGACGAGCGAAGTCTACGGCGACCCGCTTGTGCACCCGCAACCGGAGACGTACTGGGGCAACGTAAACCCGATCGGCCCGCGTGGTGTCTACGACGAGGCGAAACGTTTCGCCGAGGCGATGACGATGGCCTACCACCGTTACCACGGGCTCGATACGAAGATCGTGCGCATCTTCAATACCTACGGCCCGCGTATGCGTGCCCACGATGGTCGCGTCGTGCCGGCCTTCATCTGCCAGGCGCTGGACAACAAGCCGCTCACCGTGTTCGGCGACGGGAGCCAGACGCGCAGCTTCTGCTATGTTTCCGACCTGATCGAGGGCATCTTCCGGCTCAGCCAGTCCGACGTCAACGAGCCGGTCAACATCGGCAATCCGGCGGAGATGACCGTGCTCGAGTTCGCCCACGCCGTCATCAAGCTAACCGGTTGCACGAGCGAGGTCATCCGCAAGCCGTTGCCCGTTGACGACCCCAAGACGCGCCAGCCCGACATCACCCTCGCCAAGAAGCTGCTTGGCTGGGAGCCCGTCGTGGCGCTTGAGGAGGGCCTCCAGCGCACGATCGACTACCTGCGCTACGCGCCGGACAGGTAA
- a CDS encoding DUF3795 domain-containing protein, whose product MMERLSMQHQELARTIGYCGLVCGLCAHAATDQENCAGCRHGGGDKDCYQRRCCQDNGLQGCWECDEFPCEHGYFADTAWRGICIGSVETIRSFGRTSFIARLVSRVGTRMEMGDYRHRDPAEVRDWLAAADPTNDA is encoded by the coding sequence ATGATGGAGCGGCTCAGCATGCAGCACCAGGAACTGGCCAGAACAATCGGCTACTGCGGACTAGTCTGCGGCCTCTGTGCGCACGCGGCGACCGACCAGGAAAACTGCGCCGGCTGTCGCCACGGCGGCGGTGACAAGGACTGCTACCAGCGCCGGTGCTGCCAGGACAACGGCCTGCAAGGCTGTTGGGAATGCGACGAGTTCCCGTGCGAGCACGGATACTTCGCCGACACCGCGTGGCGTGGCATCTGCATCGGCTCGGTCGAGACGATCAGGAGCTTCGGGCGGACCAGCTTCATCGCGCGTCTCGTGTCGAGGGTCGGTACGCGCATGGAGATGGGCGACTACCGCCATCGCGACCCGGCGGAGGTCCGCGACTGGCTCGCCGCCGCGGACCCGACAAACGACGCCTGA
- a CDS encoding alpha-glucosidase/alpha-galactosidase — translation MAVKIAVIGAGSIGFTRLIVRDILKVPELQDTVFSFTDINAKNLDAVARLCQRDIEHNRLAAKVLATTDRRRALEDADYVLNFARIGGLEAFQLDIDIPLKYGIDQCVGDTLCAGGLMYAQRSIPALLEFCRDIREVAKPGALFLNYANPMAMNTWACDTYGGVRVIGLCHGVEGGHRMIAEALGLPVEEIDIICAGINHQSWYIQVRHKGCDVTGEILAAFERHPVYAKTEKVRIDLIRRFGYFTTESNGHVSEYLPWYRKRPKEIRRWIDLRDWIHGETGGYLRVCLEGRNWFESEVPRWLAEKPPKLDEIERSAEHASYIIEALETGRPYRGHFNFRNNATIVNLPPDCVIEAPAYVDSNGISVPRVGELPLACAATCSASVSVQRMGMEAAVHGDVTLLKLAMLHDPLVGAVCDPPEVWQMADEMLVAQAKWLPQYATEIPKAKKRLASANPLGTKTTTGAARIKMRTVAELRKDRAAAERSIAADKSASVDRAARTSGGRKRVKK, via the coding sequence GTGGCAGTCAAGATAGCCGTCATCGGCGCGGGCAGCATCGGGTTCACGCGCCTGATCGTTCGAGACATTCTCAAGGTGCCCGAGCTGCAGGACACCGTCTTCAGCTTCACGGACATCAACGCCAAGAACCTCGACGCGGTCGCAAGGCTCTGTCAGCGCGATATCGAGCACAACCGGCTCGCGGCCAAGGTGCTCGCGACGACCGACCGGCGCCGCGCACTCGAGGATGCCGACTACGTGCTCAACTTCGCGCGCATCGGCGGGCTCGAGGCGTTCCAGCTCGACATCGACATCCCGCTCAAGTACGGCATCGATCAGTGCGTGGGCGATACGCTCTGCGCCGGCGGCCTCATGTACGCCCAGCGCTCGATTCCGGCGCTGCTCGAGTTCTGCCGCGACATCCGCGAGGTCGCCAAGCCCGGCGCGCTGTTTCTCAACTACGCCAACCCAATGGCGATGAACACGTGGGCATGCGACACGTACGGCGGCGTGCGCGTCATCGGGCTCTGCCACGGCGTCGAGGGCGGGCACCGGATGATCGCCGAGGCGCTCGGCTTGCCCGTCGAGGAGATTGACATCATCTGCGCCGGCATCAACCACCAGTCGTGGTACATCCAGGTGCGCCACAAGGGCTGTGACGTCACCGGCGAGATTCTCGCGGCGTTCGAGCGCCACCCCGTCTATGCCAAGACCGAAAAGGTGCGCATTGATCTCATTCGCCGCTTCGGGTACTTCACGACCGAGTCCAACGGCCATGTGAGCGAGTACCTGCCATGGTACCGCAAGCGGCCGAAGGAGATCCGCAGGTGGATCGACCTGCGGGACTGGATCCACGGCGAGACCGGCGGCTACTTGCGCGTCTGTCTCGAGGGCCGAAACTGGTTCGAGTCCGAAGTGCCACGCTGGCTCGCCGAGAAGCCGCCGAAGCTCGACGAGATCGAGCGCTCGGCTGAGCACGCCTCGTACATCATCGAGGCGCTCGAGACGGGCCGGCCCTACCGCGGGCACTTCAACTTCCGCAACAATGCCACGATCGTCAATCTGCCGCCCGACTGCGTCATCGAGGCGCCCGCCTACGTCGACAGCAACGGGATCAGCGTGCCGCGTGTGGGCGAGCTGCCACTCGCGTGCGCGGCGACCTGCTCGGCAAGCGTCAGCGTCCAGCGCATGGGCATGGAGGCCGCCGTGCACGGCGACGTGACCCTCCTTAAGCTCGCCATGCTGCACGACCCGCTTGTCGGCGCCGTGTGCGATCCGCCCGAGGTGTGGCAGATGGCTGACGAGATGCTCGTCGCGCAGGCCAAGTGGCTGCCACAGTACGCGACCGAGATCCCGAAGGCCAAGAAGCGGCTTGCATCGGCGAACCCGCTCGGCACCAAGACAACCACGGGCGCCGCCCGGATCAAGATGCGCACGGTGGCCGAGCTGCGCAAGGATCGCGCCGCAGCCGAGCGCAGTATCGCGGCCGACAAATCGGCCTCGGTCGACAGAGCCGCCCGCACCTCGGGCGGGCGCAAGCGCGTGAAGAAGTAG
- a CDS encoding discoidin domain-containing protein: MLKRVLPRIVLIALLVGGAALRLSSVPRATPLVDDYGTVGLMSKHILEGRDFPLYFYGFDYMGALAAYVGAGAFALLGESFASLCAAMIPFSTLWILATYLLFRRLVGEWAGVIAAAVVAFPPILVAWYSAVPLLGYPTTFAYGTTILYLGVRLNDPDLTPKAEWFSLVGLGALAGIAIWTNPLCIAYLVVGFGLLVAHVVRSHVSRRLVIKLGVAFLALLAALTPVVVTAHKHGLSSLFGHGSLELSRATDGARAVATRGLPRLLQSAQMPWTVGLLVDVVYVLLGACLIAGFVAALVRRNTRVIRAALVPVLFGAVFLLLVILNRNSSSLQTRYLTPFYLVVAACFAFPLVYRRRWISAATALLAIAVIGHNIADVACLVHGEQVQVARRHDAELEQVVRLVETKGLKHVMVTIGHCPGHYAQALTFVARERVVFAFTSKEYYYPYAVSAAADDHAGFMQAPGAKEGFTDTLRCLRINSFESFRAGDAHGTVFHDLELPDEQLSPVVPVKAVLAGPDGPTEDAAGLIDRDDETVVGAWFDTDTGIVVDFREPRRIAAARFVGPDERDYPIGYTLSASNDGADWTELQRVDCREAQACIYGNRLCCGNRFDAMELRFEPMEARYLKLGGFRRASPGFNTWRFQEAYFYERIDGGGRPDKAEAVEIARELERGGVDLAVCDEWLSRKIEQMPGPRPGVLPRWEFRFPESQVSRVVPVRLGVAIVVETPHADEANALLARATLGEATVARHDFAHYTALTIEEAPPDYESFPGLRWNGFILNRTARIASAEWYHRRGVHLEKAGDPAKAMDYLRRSFETFAGIPANLSELAEHDPDARTKLAELTPAVRTPVRFSDGVSLVGYTLTPSSLVPGEPARLQLVWQLEGRVKHDYLQVFVHFRDDRRRAFQVDHNAVFPVEPGASVPRALVLDEQEFTVPDAAPPGELAIYLGATIASDRSVRLDPSTKLPVWNRAVEIGRVHVRE; encoded by the coding sequence GTGCTGAAACGTGTGCTTCCAAGAATCGTCTTGATCGCGCTGCTCGTCGGCGGCGCGGCATTGCGGCTCAGTTCCGTCCCGCGCGCGACGCCGCTTGTGGACGACTACGGCACCGTGGGCCTGATGTCGAAGCACATCCTCGAGGGGCGCGATTTCCCGCTGTACTTCTACGGCTTCGACTACATGGGCGCGCTCGCCGCCTACGTCGGGGCGGGGGCGTTCGCGTTACTTGGCGAGTCGTTCGCGTCGCTGTGCGCCGCGATGATTCCATTCTCTACGCTCTGGATCTTGGCCACGTACCTGCTCTTTCGACGGCTCGTCGGCGAGTGGGCGGGCGTGATCGCGGCCGCCGTCGTCGCTTTCCCGCCCATTCTGGTCGCGTGGTATTCGGCCGTGCCGCTGCTCGGGTATCCGACCACATTCGCGTACGGCACGACCATCCTCTACCTCGGAGTGCGGCTCAATGATCCGGACCTCACGCCCAAGGCCGAATGGTTCAGCCTTGTCGGCTTGGGCGCGCTTGCGGGAATCGCGATTTGGACCAACCCGCTCTGTATCGCCTACCTCGTCGTGGGCTTCGGCTTGCTGGTCGCGCACGTGGTCCGGTCCCACGTCAGCCGCAGGCTGGTCATCAAGCTCGGTGTGGCGTTCCTGGCGCTCCTGGCAGCGCTGACGCCGGTCGTCGTGACCGCGCACAAGCATGGGTTGAGCAGCCTGTTCGGGCACGGCTCGTTGGAGCTCAGCCGCGCCACCGACGGCGCTCGCGCGGTTGCGACCCGGGGCCTTCCCCGCCTCTTGCAGAGCGCGCAGATGCCGTGGACCGTGGGCTTGCTCGTGGACGTGGTCTATGTTCTTCTCGGGGCCTGTCTGATCGCCGGCTTTGTCGCGGCCCTCGTGCGGCGGAACACCCGGGTGATCCGCGCCGCCCTCGTGCCCGTTCTCTTCGGCGCGGTGTTTCTGCTGCTCGTGATCTTGAACAGAAACAGCTCTTCGCTGCAGACGCGTTACCTCACACCGTTCTACCTCGTGGTAGCCGCGTGCTTCGCGTTCCCGCTCGTGTACCGGCGCCGCTGGATCAGCGCAGCGACGGCGCTGCTCGCCATCGCGGTGATCGGGCACAACATCGCCGATGTGGCATGCCTTGTCCACGGCGAACAGGTTCAGGTGGCCCGCCGACACGACGCTGAACTCGAACAGGTCGTGCGCCTCGTCGAGACGAAGGGGCTCAAGCACGTCATGGTCACGATCGGCCATTGCCCGGGCCACTACGCTCAGGCGCTCACGTTCGTGGCGCGCGAGCGGGTGGTCTTCGCCTTCACCTCGAAGGAGTACTACTACCCGTACGCGGTCAGCGCGGCGGCCGACGATCACGCCGGATTCATGCAGGCGCCTGGGGCCAAAGAGGGCTTCACGGACACGTTGCGCTGCCTGCGCATCAACTCGTTCGAGAGCTTCCGCGCGGGCGACGCGCACGGAACTGTGTTCCATGATCTCGAGCTGCCCGACGAGCAACTCAGCCCTGTCGTGCCTGTGAAAGCCGTCCTTGCCGGGCCTGATGGCCCGACCGAGGACGCCGCGGGGCTCATCGACCGCGACGATGAGACAGTTGTCGGCGCGTGGTTTGACACCGACACGGGAATCGTCGTGGACTTCCGGGAACCCCGGCGGATTGCCGCGGCCCGCTTCGTCGGCCCGGACGAGAGGGACTACCCCATCGGCTACACGCTGTCAGCCTCGAACGACGGCGCCGACTGGACCGAGCTTCAGCGCGTGGACTGCCGGGAAGCGCAGGCCTGCATCTACGGCAATCGTCTCTGCTGCGGCAATCGCTTCGACGCCATGGAGCTGCGGTTCGAGCCGATGGAGGCGCGCTATCTCAAGCTCGGCGGCTTTCGCCGCGCCTCTCCGGGCTTCAACACCTGGCGCTTCCAGGAAGCATACTTCTACGAGCGCATCGACGGCGGCGGCCGGCCCGACAAGGCGGAGGCCGTCGAGATCGCGCGCGAACTGGAGCGCGGCGGCGTCGATCTCGCCGTCTGTGACGAGTGGCTCAGCCGCAAGATTGAGCAGATGCCCGGGCCGCGTCCTGGCGTGCTCCCGCGCTGGGAGTTTCGGTTCCCCGAGTCGCAGGTCTCACGCGTCGTCCCGGTCCGGCTCGGTGTCGCCATCGTCGTCGAGACTCCACACGCCGACGAGGCGAACGCGCTGCTGGCCCGGGCCACGCTCGGGGAGGCGACCGTTGCCCGCCATGACTTCGCCCACTACACCGCGCTGACCATCGAGGAGGCGCCCCCTGACTACGAGTCGTTCCCTGGGCTGAGATGGAACGGGTTCATCCTCAACCGCACCGCCCGCATCGCCTCTGCCGAGTGGTACCACCGGCGCGGCGTGCACCTCGAGAAGGCCGGCGACCCGGCAAAGGCAATGGACTACTTGCGGCGCTCGTTCGAGACATTCGCGGGCATTCCGGCGAACCTGAGCGAGCTCGCCGAGCACGACCCCGATGCCAGAACGAAGCTCGCCGAGCTCACCCCTGCCGTCAGAACCCCGGTGCGGTTCTCCGACGGGGTGTCGCTCGTCGGCTACACGCTTACACCATCCTCGTTGGTGCCGGGCGAGCCGGCCAGACTCCAGCTTGTCTGGCAGCTCGAAGGCCGGGTCAAACACGACTACCTGCAGGTCTTCGTGCACTTCCGCGACGATAGGCGGCGCGCGTTCCAGGTTGACCACAATGCCGTGTTCCCCGTCGAGCCGGGTGCATCGGTCCCGCGGGCGCTCGTGCTCGACGAGCAGGAGTTCACGGTCCCCGACGCCGCACCGCCGGGCGAGCTGGCGATCTACCTGGGCGCCACGATCGCTTCGGACCGTTCGGTCCGTCTCGACCCGAGCACCAAGCTCCCCGTGTGGAACCGGGCGGTCGAGATCGGCCGCGTCCACGTCAGGGAATGA